The genomic stretch CGTATTGATCTGGGTCTCGATACAATAGCTCGGAAAATGAGAGCGCTTGTTGGAAAACCTTGTAGTAGTCATAACATAATAAAATCCCTGCTGCCGTCATTGTATTTCCAAGGCCCACCCATTCTTCCGTCATATAAATTGGGATGACCTCCTCGCTCGCAAAGTAGAGCCTCCATTCAAACCATACCTGGTaagtttgcatttctttttaagcAGCAACATCGTCCGGGGCCAGTATTCTGTCCCTGCTAGATGATTACCTGCCTTGCTATTTGTTTTGTCAGCAATCGGCTGATGACGTCAGCCAGTTTGACTCCAAGTTCACCAGCCAGACTCCAGTGGACAGCCCTGACGACTCCACGCTCAGCGAGAGTGCCAATCAAGCCTTCCTGGTGGGTCAATGGCGCTCTACCTCCCAGCAAACAGTGGGCCttttctgtctccctgtctcactTTCTAGAGTTTCCAGATTGTTCACAACTTGATAACAAATTCTATCAAAGCAGATTTGGGATTGAGCATCTAAAGCAACGTTTACTCTTGCACTTTGCTATTTCTGTGTTGTCTGCAAACAGACATACAAACAGAGGCCAGCTCTGGACCCAATGTCTTTATTTACTTGGTAGGTCTTTTAATGCATCCCATCTGGTGTAGTCCTGTTGGCTTTCCTGGAAGCTTCTCTCACTGTTCCACCACATTGCATGATATGGTTTACTCAGGGTTTTATTGCTCATCATCAGCTGCGGGTTGTTTTGGGAAAGATGGTCTTTTGAAGAGGAGGACTCAGacctctctctgtttttgcCACCCCTCCCCCAGGGTTTCACATATGTAGCCCCATCTGTGCTGGAAAACGTCAAGGAGAAGTTCCCTTTCGAGCCAAAGGTGCGCTCACCACGGAAGTTCCCAGGAAGCCCCAGAACACCTGTGAGGTAACAGCAAGTCTTTGTTGTCTCATTCCAAGTCCATCTGTTGTATTCTTCCACATAGTTCAGACCTTGTAAAATGTAACCgtgtgaaatgtaaatgtaaatctcTGGACCTAAACAAAGCTCCTTTCCGACGGCACACGTCCTGCCTTTCCGAGTCGGGGTCAGTGGTGTTAATCTTGAGTTGAATTTGAGATAAAAAGAGAACACAGATAAAGAAAATTGATAAGCTTCAGATTGTCTGTAGGTATGTGTTGTCACTGAACAGACACGCGTGATTTGCTCTGTGATCTTCTAAAAATACGGGCTGGTGCCTCGCAGACAATAGTGTCTCAAATATCCATTTATTATTTCCACAGTCCGCTGAAGTTTGTAGGAGGGGACTGCTGGCCCCGGGGACCCACTGGCCGCACAGTGCAGCCATCTATGGAGGTGTCATCGGTGGAGCAAATGGACACAAGCGGCGGTGGCTCTGAGGCCTCTGCGCCGCTCCCCATCAGGCACCCTTCAGGCATCAATGCGGGACCCTACAAAAAGCAGGCCTACCCCATGAACTCCAAGCGGCCAGAGCATCTACGGATGAACCTATGACGCTCTGCTCGCCCCACGAACATTAGGACTCTTCGAATTCCtcgtcttcttccttttttgttttttctgctttcaaagagacttgtagaatatttTTTTCGAATTGACTGACACTGTCAGTGCCGATCACCAGCTCTTCCAGCAGCGCCTTCCCGTCCCTCCTGACTCAGCTTTGCCACCTCGGGCTGAAGCGGATAATCAGCAGTGAAGTACAGCAGATAAGAGTCGGgggaagttgtgtgtgtgtgtgtgtgtgtgtgtgtgtgtgtgagaggtgcTCTTCCACGAAAGTGTCCTCGCTTGTTGTTTGGTGTACTCTACTGGCTTTATCATATGATTTACTGGTGCTCTTTTATCCCCAAGTCTGGTGAATGTTAATTCTAATGTTAGTGGCTCATTGCCTATGTCACAGTGAGAGAATTTGGTTACGGGGCTTTTATTTCACCCTCAACATGGCCTTTTTCTTTGTTGAGCAATCATCTTGTGAGAACTTGCAGGTTGCACTAGGTAGATTAGCAGTAGGTAGATTTACTGGATAACAATTCCACGATGAATACAGTGTTCCTTCATGTTTGAGGAAAACAATCAAATTGCCTTTGTCACTGGAGCGTGTGGTCAGGAGTAGGTGGAGCGCGAGTTACGGAAAAGCAGCTATAAAAAGACCGAAGTCAAACTTCAGCTGAAACATCACAAAAAGCACCACAATCAATACAATTGGCTAACACTGCTTCACTTAGTCTGGAGGCCTGCCCAGAAGCCATGTTCAGTTTCTTTCTGTTGAATGTAAACTGACTGtaggccttttttcttttctttcttttccgtAAATCTCCTGCGCTGCTTGGCTCTAATGACCCCTGCAGCATTATTTTGTTTAGCTCGTCTATTCATGCAGTCTCATTGGCTCTGTCACGTCGACGGGCCGACCCAAAGGACGCACCGCCACACTGATGTCACCGCCTCGGTTCAGTCGGTGTTCATGTCTTCGTGTATGCTTTTCGTGCATTCACAGCACCTGGGCTCTGGCGGTCGGGGTGAAACCCGGTTTGGGCTGAGATGTAGGACTTGTTGCTTTATGAGCCTCTGGAGTGAAGCCATTCAAATCCTCTTGAATATGATAGCTGAGAGTGAGCTTCAGTTTGAACGGCCCCCTGATGTTTCTCGTTATCCAAACACTTAAGAGTGGAAGGAATTGACCAAACAACcaaatcatttttttgtttggtgGGAAGAAAACAAACCCTGGACATCGGCCATCGAAGTGTCGCTGGGTTGATTCAAGAACCCCAAGGTTCAACGGTCAAACACGTTTTAGGTCATACTGTCATATTCAACGGTCAAACACGTTTTAGGTCATACTGTCATATTCAACAGTCAAACACGTTTTAGGTCATACTGTCATATTCAACGGTCAAACACGTTTAGGTCATACTGTCATATCTGCTCAAACTGACTGTTTCCCACAATGATGCCCGCAGAGCCAGTTTATCCTTCCATGGTGTGTAGCTCCGTGTCCgtcttgattttcttcttctaccaTTCCGGGACAACAATTGTGATTAAGACCAGTCGCTCCACTTTATACTCCGTTTTGTTAATTTGTTCCAATATTTATTTCAAGTGCCAATGTGTTTCCACTGTATTGTTCACACTATGCAAactatgtatttattatgtagTATTATTTAGGTCAAGCAGCAGAGTGggttttcatttgatttggCATTGTCATTTGAGACTTATTTTCCCATAACAATAAGCATGTACAGTATGATTTTTATTTCAACAGAACATGTCTTAGGCATTCTCAGAtgcaactttttctttttcttaatcCCAAACATTGAGGACGATTACCTAAATGACTTAAAGTATTTATTGTCTGGCTTGGTATCATATTGAAGGGGGACTGTcagaaaaatattttaatatcttAGACTTGAACTTCAGTTTGTATTTTGCGGTGCTTAAAGCAGGGGCAGTGATTTCGGGGGGTGACTGATGCTAATTTCTTTGCTCCGCGGTCGGTCGGTCGGGGTCGATACTGTTCTCCTGTTCAGTGAAGTATCTTCCACACCGAGTTGTTTGACAACCATCTTAACAAGCATCACCTCTGACTGAAGTGTGTTGAATAACAGTATTCCTGTTGCTCTGTTACCCCCTAGATCTGCCCTTTCAGATGGGGAATGTTATGCATCATGTATATGATggagtcaaaataaaaaatattgcaATGTGACAACATATGTTCATTTGAACTGTTGTCAGGTTATCTCAGGACATCAGGATCTCCTAAACCTCGATTGTCGCTTAAAGGTTTAGCTACTCAGCAAATAATTGATCCTCAGTTTGTTAGATAAGAAGAATCCCAAACATTCAAATGGTAGAGTTTTATTCAGATAGTTTATACATCTAAATGGATAAAAATAACAGTGAAATGATTTTGTCCATAATAAAATAGATGTTTCTCCCAGTCTTTGGTATTTACAAAAACAAGGCTGCGTCGCCTCTAGAAAAATAATGTGTGAGAATTAGTCTCCCACGCTCAGTTGCGTCCTTTTTATCAGACGATGAAAAGAAATGGGATCCAAAAGCCAAACTTTATCCATCACAAGGTTCTACTTTAGCCTGCCGTGGAGACATGCTGCCAAAGGTCAGGTCAGCACCGGGCCGTCTGATGTTCCCCTGTACTGGGCCTCCTCGAAGCCTTTGCAGTCCTGTTCAAGCTCAAAAAGCAGAATTCAGAAAGCCCTCTTCAACCGTTGATTATTACAAATGAGTCACTtccaaaaaaaatgcagaaacacAGGATGAGAAAGGatttgtgtgttgcatgtttgtTCAATTGTGATGGaggaaaaatatttaaaatacttttttaaatatatatattctctgaTGTTGCCATATTTACAAATAGCAGAAATTGAGAAAGTAGAACAATTTGCTGCCCAATAAGGAACGTTTATATCAAGAGTGAAGGTGAATaaagttaaaacaaaaagggaaaaaaatttAATAGAAAAATCAAAAATCACTTGAGGGCATGACAATAATCAACTTTCTCTTGTCTGAGTGTGTAGGTACAAGTAGGGATGTGCTGGTAAATAAGCCATAAAAATGCCTACAGTAGGTGCGATGTGTGTGCCCTTACTGACCTCGGCCTGCAGGGGGCACAGCCCTCAGATGAGTCATTAAACAGTGTACAACATGTCAGTGGGGGTTGAAAGCAACAGAAAATCACATTACACATAAGCTTATACCAATGCCCTGCACCCAAAAGCCCTGTATCGATCAATAAAtctgcaggtgtggagatgtgGCTCCGTCCCGCCATTTGTAAACCTTCTCTGTGATCACGATGCGGCAGAGAGGGCAGCTCTTCTCCCGGTTAAACCACAGGGCGATGCATTCGTCACAGAATATGTGCTGCACAGCGGAAAAACAACAAGTCAGCACGTCCTGCACGGAGCCTACAGGAGTAGATCTACGCAAGTGATGCACTACAGTTCATCCGATTCAGGAAAACAACGGGTCAGAGATATAGAAAACATGGGGTTATTATTACAGGAGCGGGGAGAGAAACTAAATTGCAGGAGTacaaaagtgatttaaaaacaaatacttaTATGAGAGATTTTCTCACGTAATACTGCTCCTGCTCAATGCATTTCCTGGACTGCTGTATGCTGTGATTAAGTTTGATCTAAATCTATTGATGCCCACACGGCACAGCAAGCTGATCAATACAGTTCACATTAAAAATACAACTACAATGATCACAGAGCCCTGCAGCGCACACTTGTTTGGTTTTACCTGACAGATCAGAACCCGGGGCTCCCTGTACTCTCCCTGACAGATGGGACAGACGTCTCCAGCCTCGCTGCACTGACTCCTAGTGGCTGCTGAGCCTGTATGCTGAGAAACAAAGAATACGTTGAAAACAGCTGCTTACTGAATGTGACCATTTATCAAAGAGGTTTGTTTACCACTGACCTCGCCTTTTACCAATATCCTCACGGTTTTCAGGAAAGACGCCCATTGTCCGTACAACCCTAAAAGCTGAAAGGGAGAGAATCACAACAAATgttaaatagaaatatatatttttaacattaataatacaaagaAATATGACTGTTTAGTTTGACTCGTCACACCTTCAGTATGAGGTAGAGCAAAGCCAGCAGGACCCCCAGTGTGAGTCCAGGGGTACCGTCAACCTCCTGGTACGTGACCAGGTAGCGGAACCAAATCGGGACAGGTGCCGTGGCCTGGTGGACCTGGCCCAGCTCCTCACTCAGCATCACCCACCGCCCCTGGAGACATTTAAACGCACAAAATAAAAGCTACTCAACCTGCACAGCCTATACAAAAcatcattcttttcttttttcttcaacaATCCAAATGAGAAATCCCCCACTCTCACCTGGGTTCTGTATGTCACCAGTGAGGATGGCAGCAGCAGAATAAGGCACTTAATCCCCATAAAAAGGAACTTTATTATGAAGTTGGTGATGCCGACAGCCCAGAGAACCTCCCAGAAACCCAGCGGCTCAATGGTTGGGCTGAGGAAGATGAGGCTAGAAAGAAGTGGACAATCAGGTTAGCGCTTCACTAAACGGCTGTACAGGTGATCAAAGTCCTGCTGGATGACAGAGCTGCAGTAAAGTCACCCAGAGTATAAAGAAATGACCAGTGTATAAACAGCTGCCTACTCGCAACACACATACTCGTTGAGATTATAAGAACACGTCCTTGGTTACAGGAAATAGCCACAGTCATTGTTGTggctaacagacacaacaatgAGATGAGGTGATGCATTAACTCATACCAATAGTGAAGGGTCTCGGGGAGAAAGGTGTAGTAAAGCAGGAGGGTGGAAGAGATCAGGAACAGTAGCAGCCATACACACTGCAGCTTTGAGTGACGGCCCTAGAGGAGAAACAGGCAAACACATGGTTTAGGAAATCGAACAGCGATAACTTGCACAAGGAAtgtgttctcctgttctcatctTACCTGAAGAAAGACTtgagtttgaatgtttttattcacatATAGAAAAGTTGTGAAGAGGCCAACCCCAACTGCTAGACCTGGTAAATGGAAAGAAAAGCGTATAATACGATGCCTTGTGTTCACAGCTGCAGCACTGGTGTCCGCTGCACTCCAACTCACCAAGAGCGTGTTGGATGACGAgtttaaaacacacaatgacaAGGAAAGGAAGACTCTTTTGAAGCCAGCGGAAGAGACAGCGAAGCTCAGACAAGGAGGTGCTGGGCTCTCCGGAGTCCAGATCGGAGTCGGGCGGGTCAAGCTCGGCCTCCGAATTCGAGTGGTGTGGCAGCCGGTTGGGTCCGTGTGGCTGAGAATGGGAGTGGCTGTGGGAGTTGACTCTAGACCTCCTGGATGATGCGCCTCCACTGGACTCCCCGAGCTTGCTGGTCATGTTCACCCGCACCTCATTGCTCTCTGGGttggcggcggcagcagcagcagcaccaccaccagggGCCGGTGTCCTGGTAAGTTCTGGTTGCAGAGTTGGGGTTAAACCGTTTCCTGTATGAGCGCCCCGCTCACATGCGTCAGGCTGCATTACAGCAGGAGACTCCCTCAGTTTCAGCGCTCTTCTGGAATCAATCCTTTGACATAAAAGACACACCTTTTAAAGTTGTAGTCACAAAGTGTCCAGCATCAATTTACAAGTTGGACAATAGTTACTAATGGCAGTCGCAGTCGTCAGTTAATCTACGATATAGACTCTACATCACCATATTTCTTATCTTGTAACAGAGGGCTCCCAGCAAACAAAGTGTGTCAATACTAAGATAACCTTGTGATCATAGTGTAAACGATTATGTTGAGTTACTTTAACAGCTCTGCGGGGAGCAGTGTTACAAGAGCTATATGGATCTTTTTGTGTAATAACTTGCAGACTAAAAGCTGTCACGCTGACACATGAAGACAGCCATTGTGTGGTGTGAACAGGGATAATTATATGGTGAACTAAGTTAAATTGTCAAGCAGTCAGTTTATTAACCATCCACAACATCTCATCCAGGCTATGAGCGAAAGCGTATTGACCTAAATTGAACTTTACGTCGGCTACGTCAGTAATTTCGAGGCAATAAACCCAAAAAGTAGTGCTAGGCAGACCAGACCACCGCCTCCTACACAGAGCACTGCTGCCGTTAGCATTAGCTCGCGGCTAACGGGTCATCAGGCCAGACAGGCGGAGGGGAACGCTTCAGCTCACCTGTCATTCTGCACCCGGAGTTTCATGATAAGTTATTGGTCTCCATCTAACACAATGTCTCCGTCGCCAAACTAAATATAAGCAAaagtaaatgaaaaacaaaactaagCTGTTGTGTTTTAGGCTAAACCATAAGCTGGTCGTTCAGACATCTTGACGTTGTTTACGACAGCAGACGTCGCGAACTTCTTCTGTGGATTTTTACGGCGCACCGGATGTAAAATGCTGCAGTGGCTCCACCTACTGGGACATTTTGAAATCACACGCAATAAATTATAACAATTAAGGGGAATGAACACGATTTAAACACACGCATAGCATTGTTATAACTACCTGTCACTTTTGACTGTAATATGTACTAATACTGTTATAATGTTACACATTGTACATATCATATACTCGGTCACTACGATGGACTCCTAATGGGTTTTGGCTACAAGCCCTACCTCATGACCCCTGGTGCAGAGCCAGCACCAGGCCCTCAAGCCCGTTTCAATGGGGCTCTTGCTCGAACGAGAGCCCGGATTGAAATGACCTTCGGCCAACTGA from Cyclopterus lumpus isolate fCycLum1 chromosome 14, fCycLum1.pri, whole genome shotgun sequence encodes the following:
- the rnft1 gene encoding E3 ubiquitin-protein ligase RNFT1, which produces MKLRVQNDRIDSRRALKLRESPAVMQPDACERGAHTGNGLTPTLQPELTRTPAPGGGAAAAAAANPESNEVRVNMTSKLGESSGGASSRRSRVNSHSHSHSQPHGPNRLPHHSNSEAELDPPDSDLDSGEPSTSLSELRCLFRWLQKSLPFLVIVCFKLVIQHALGLAVGVGLFTTFLYVNKNIQTQVFLQGRHSKLQCVWLLLFLISSTLLLYYTFLPETLHYCLIFLSPTIEPLGFWEVLWAVGITNFIIKFLFMGIKCLILLLPSSLVTYRTQGRWVMLSEELGQVHQATAPVPIWFRYLVTYQEVDGTPGLTLGVLLALLYLILKLLGLYGQWASFLKTVRILVKGEHTGSAATRSQCSEAGDVCPICQGEYREPRVLICQHIFCDECIALWFNREKSCPLCRIVITEKVYKWRDGATSPHLQIY